A window of Sulfurimonas gotlandica GD1 contains these coding sequences:
- a CDS encoding ABC transporter substrate-binding protein — protein sequence MKLNQFFKYFFSLLSALIVLGGCSPKDESKPLRIGMNTWPGYEPLVLAKDLGYLSEKTLISRLDSATDVVKSFKSDIIDIACLTLDEAIILQDNSEDEIKIIAIIDFSTGGDAVIAKKDIASMKDLRGRKIGVESSALGAFMISRAIDLTPELDRDDLTIVNIGYEHHESEFLNGNIDAVVTFEPVKTKLLQSNAHIIFDSTQIPGEIVDVMIVKTKIIKEKNLEIVKLLEAWYKSVEFLSKKEEKSLKMMAEYEGISYEDFKIAYDGIKIPSLEENKEFFNSKLEDTIKKIDAILLEKYLIRGSVDPKKIYTTQYLKR from the coding sequence ACTATTAAGTGCACTGATAGTTCTTGGTGGATGCAGTCCAAAAGATGAATCTAAACCTCTTCGTATAGGAATGAATACATGGCCAGGATATGAGCCTTTGGTCCTTGCAAAGGATTTGGGCTATTTGAGTGAAAAAACTCTTATCTCACGTCTTGACTCAGCTACTGATGTTGTAAAATCTTTTAAGAGTGATATTATTGATATTGCCTGTTTGACACTTGATGAAGCCATCATCCTTCAAGATAATAGTGAAGATGAGATAAAGATAATTGCTATTATAGACTTCTCAACGGGTGGTGATGCAGTTATTGCCAAAAAGGATATAGCATCTATGAAAGATCTTAGAGGAAGAAAGATAGGAGTAGAGTCAAGTGCACTTGGTGCATTTATGATTTCTCGTGCTATTGACTTGACTCCTGAGCTAGATAGAGATGATTTAACTATTGTAAACATTGGTTATGAGCACCATGAAAGTGAGTTTTTAAATGGAAACATAGATGCTGTTGTTACGTTTGAGCCTGTAAAGACGAAACTTCTTCAAAGCAATGCTCATATCATTTTTGATTCTACGCAAATCCCAGGCGAAATAGTTGATGTTATGATAGTAAAAACAAAGATTATAAAAGAGAAGAATTTGGAGATAGTTAAGCTTTTAGAAGCTTGGTACAAATCAGTTGAGTTTTTATCCAAAAAGGAAGAAAAAAGTTTAAAGATGATGGCGGAATATGAAGGTATAAGTTATGAAGATTTTAAAATAGCTTATGATGGAATCAAAATACCATCACTAGAAGAGAATAAAGAGTTTTTTAATTCCAAATTAGAAGATACTATTAAAAAAATCGACGCTATACTTTTAGAAAAATATCTTATACGAGGTAGTGTCGATCCAAAAAAAATATACACTACTCAGTATTTAAAAAGGTAG
- a CDS encoding EAL domain-containing protein, which produces MNTKVSLKFKLIFYTLFFTVVSVLLVGYISNKYLEEHFYDDSKNEFKESFLDLSIELKNTEKDILESIALTSQNKEIIASMNLIKNYEDIDSYDASLFDEEKKRIVDVLILEGKHSLSDHISIYDSNNRLVAFINHMNNNHLATFTSYVDSKSVYYSKNENEETYTLSNLSTNIKTRLKDSARIAAFDIQSGGVVYERDGDILRLKAKHAILRKISATKREFLGYVEISKQFSQKDMNKLMSSRMIISYDFKNKTNEAKFTHNAPLLFSKFKADELHLHNEKNIFFTRVQVPLENGSLFFRIETNKEEFDKTLRNNRQSLVAILFFIIIVTFITSLVIINNMLSIPLKKILNGIEIISKGNYENRIDITSKDELGAISSQFNNMADEIAKRETQLDELAHVDPLTKIPNRVMFIETLEKSISRAKRLNTKLAVFFLDLDDFKNVNDTLGHYVGDKLLIEIAKNLSIVMRESDTISRIGGDEFNILIEDLESLSHIGEIAEKFIKQMTIPLYIENNAITISGSIGISIYPDDGEDTTTLLKNADLAMYKAKDNGRNQYSFFSKELEVSLSKRINMLKELKEAVNRDEFRLYYQPKFSLIDGSIKSAEALIRWDSKEFGFVSPDDFIPLSEDSGEIVKIGAWVIKQACEDFASWSELGLGITQVSVNVSNVQFTRDDIVKVLSDNIIKSGISPESIEVEITESYMQEDSERALQILHDVRKIGVDLAVDDFGTGYSSMSYLKRLPINRLKIDRSFIGDIPHDVDDVEITRIIVALAKTMGLAITAEGIETLEQMHFLQEMGVDEGQGYICSKPLPYEQFVELLKKKNSCIE; this is translated from the coding sequence TTGAATACTAAAGTCTCATTAAAATTTAAACTGATTTTCTACACACTGTTTTTTACTGTAGTGTCAGTACTTTTAGTCGGTTATATAAGCAACAAATATTTAGAAGAGCATTTTTATGATGATTCGAAAAATGAATTTAAAGAGTCTTTTTTAGATCTCTCAATTGAACTTAAAAATACAGAAAAAGACATACTTGAGAGTATCGCTTTAACGTCTCAAAACAAAGAGATAATAGCTTCTATGAACCTTATTAAAAATTATGAGGATATAGATAGTTATGACGCATCTCTTTTTGATGAAGAGAAAAAAAGAATAGTAGATGTTCTAATCCTTGAAGGAAAACACTCCTTAAGTGATCATATATCCATATATGACTCAAATAACCGTCTTGTCGCTTTTATTAATCATATGAACAATAATCACTTAGCTACATTTACTTCATATGTAGATTCGAAGTCTGTATATTATTCAAAAAATGAAAATGAAGAAACATACACTCTAAGTAACTTGTCAACAAATATCAAAACCAGACTAAAAGATTCAGCTCGTATAGCAGCCTTCGATATTCAAAGTGGTGGTGTTGTTTATGAGAGAGATGGAGATATCTTAAGACTAAAAGCAAAACATGCAATTCTTAGAAAAATATCTGCAACGAAGAGAGAGTTTCTTGGCTACGTTGAGATTAGTAAACAGTTTTCTCAAAAAGATATGAATAAACTAATGTCTTCACGTATGATCATCAGTTACGACTTTAAAAACAAAACAAATGAAGCTAAGTTTACACATAATGCACCTCTTCTGTTTTCAAAATTTAAAGCAGATGAACTTCACCTACATAATGAAAAAAACATTTTCTTTACAAGAGTACAAGTTCCTCTGGAAAATGGTTCACTTTTTTTTAGAATCGAGACGAATAAAGAGGAGTTTGATAAGACACTAAGAAATAACAGACAAAGCCTAGTCGCAATTTTATTTTTTATAATCATTGTAACTTTTATAACAAGTCTTGTAATAATAAATAATATGTTATCAATACCATTGAAAAAAATACTAAATGGTATTGAAATTATCTCAAAAGGTAACTATGAAAATAGAATAGATATCACTTCTAAAGATGAACTTGGAGCGATATCTTCTCAATTTAATAATATGGCTGATGAAATTGCAAAACGTGAGACGCAGCTGGATGAATTGGCACATGTTGATCCACTGACAAAAATACCAAACAGGGTAATGTTTATTGAAACATTGGAAAAATCCATAAGTCGTGCAAAAAGATTAAATACAAAACTTGCAGTTTTCTTTTTAGACCTTGATGATTTTAAAAACGTAAATGATACACTTGGTCATTATGTAGGAGATAAGCTTCTAATAGAAATAGCTAAAAATCTCTCAATCGTGATGAGAGAGAGTGACACTATATCTAGGATAGGTGGTGATGAGTTTAACATCTTAATAGAAGATTTAGAATCTCTCTCTCACATAGGTGAAATAGCAGAAAAATTTATAAAACAGATGACTATCCCATTATATATAGAAAACAACGCGATAACAATCTCTGGTAGCATTGGTATATCAATATATCCTGATGATGGTGAAGATACTACGACGCTTCTTAAAAATGCTGACCTTGCAATGTATAAGGCAAAAGATAATGGAAGAAACCAATACAGTTTTTTCTCAAAAGAGCTGGAAGTATCTTTGAGTAAGCGTATAAATATGCTAAAAGAATTAAAAGAAGCAGTTAATAGAGATGAGTTTAGACTCTATTATCAACCAAAGTTCTCACTTATAGATGGATCTATAAAAAGTGCAGAAGCACTTATTAGATGGGATTCTAAAGAGTTTGGATTTGTCTCACCTGATGATTTTATACCTCTAAGTGAAGATAGTGGCGAGATTGTTAAGATTGGAGCATGGGTTATAAAACAAGCTTGTGAGGATTTTGCCTCATGGAGTGAGCTTGGATTGGGTATAACACAAGTTAGTGTAAATGTATCAAATGTTCAGTTTACTCGTGATGATATAGTAAAAGTACTATCAGACAATATCATAAAAAGTGGAATATCTCCAGAGTCTATAGAAGTCGAGATTACAGAGAGTTATATGCAAGAAGATAGTGAACGAGCTCTTCAAATACTTCATGATGTTCGAAAAATTGGCGTGGACTTGGCTGTTGATGATTTTGGAACAGGTTATTCATCTATGAGTTATCTCAAAAGATTACCTATAAACCGTTTAAAAATAGACCGCTCATTTATTGGAGATATTCCTCATGATGTTGATGATGTTGAAATTACTAGAATAATTGTAGCTCTTGCTAAAACAATGGGTTTGGCAATAACTGCTGAGGGTATTGAGACACTTGAACAGATGCACTTCTTACAAGAGATGGGTGTTGATGAAGGTCAGGGCTATATCTGTTCTAAACCACTGCCTTACGAGCAGTTTGTTGAACTTTTAAAAAAGAAAAATAGCTGTATAGAGTAG
- a CDS encoding hydrogenase small subunit, which translates to MRVVIVGGGIAAVYLANNLKKQDSSSDVVIVSDEKHPPYDRIHLCRLIDETEDERGISLPLDPTVKLELNQTIKKIDRDAKRVFSDDAMFSYDKLILATGSIPITLFDISEVKNAAVFRSADDCDIIRTGTQGREVVIVGSGPIGLELLETLNDMPNITNITLLIRGKHLYSKDLSIDSIKTIEECYTKDGKIKISYEDEIVDKIIENGEIVSLQTKKLNIKNPFLIFGTGIKPNIASFKDSLKSNKGILTNLYMQTEDESIYAVGECAEVEKFNFVAGHVKECTMQADCAISHIVGREVKEFELGVSIDMLKVGEFDLIEVNSPKFSSDYEKILITSKEDKRIDEYFLKDDKLTRFIGINSNVDVGYIETLVNSGEEVDINYLYQNRLIGERGRLICSCEHVYHQDLVDIVTQTGIGSFSELSDFSEAGRVCGRCKMMVQDVIKDSQHLIDPNMPRKTAQDLKREREIAEVQKRIDKFNALNPRNNLTTDNLDAAMNSLDIAKSEVNSWVSMVTANMQLHPNFEQVIEGAVCALNKVPIIWLELADCSGNSEAFIKSTNPAIEDIIFDYVSLDYHELLMSASGDQSETILEDIITNQKGEYILIVEGAVPLAIDGKYLRIGPKGETGIDLLKKCAKDAALVISVGSCAFDGGVVAAYPNPTGAVGVAQALHRDDIINLSGCPTNPTNIVGTLLSYLMFEELPPLDKFNRPLWAYSGRVHDDCERRGNYELGEFVKEWGDEGAKKGWCLFEMGCKGPYTNVNCPTMKFNGGTSWPVQAGHGCMGCVEMGFFDKFANERKYEEEKDDS; encoded by the coding sequence ATGAGAGTAGTAATCGTAGGTGGCGGAATCGCCGCGGTATATTTAGCAAACAATCTTAAAAAACAAGATTCGTCCTCGGATGTAGTCATTGTAAGTGATGAGAAACATCCACCTTATGACAGGATACATCTTTGTCGTCTTATCGATGAAACAGAAGATGAGAGAGGGATATCTCTACCTCTAGACCCCACAGTAAAACTAGAATTAAACCAGACCATAAAGAAAATAGATAGAGATGCTAAAAGAGTATTCTCAGATGATGCTATGTTTAGTTATGACAAGCTCATACTTGCTACAGGTTCTATTCCGATAACTCTTTTTGATATAAGTGAAGTAAAAAATGCTGCTGTATTTAGAAGTGCAGATGATTGTGACATTATTAGAACTGGCACACAAGGTAGAGAAGTAGTTATAGTTGGAAGTGGACCTATAGGTTTAGAGCTTTTAGAGACTCTAAATGATATGCCAAATATCACGAATATTACTCTACTTATCAGAGGTAAGCATCTATATTCTAAAGACCTTTCAATAGACTCCATAAAAACAATAGAAGAGTGTTATACAAAAGATGGAAAGATAAAGATATCTTACGAAGATGAGATAGTAGATAAGATAATAGAAAATGGTGAGATAGTCTCACTTCAAACAAAAAAACTAAACATCAAAAATCCTTTTCTTATCTTTGGTACTGGTATCAAACCAAATATAGCCTCATTTAAAGATTCACTTAAAAGCAATAAGGGAATACTGACTAACCTTTATATGCAGACAGAGGATGAGAGCATCTATGCAGTCGGAGAGTGTGCTGAAGTAGAGAAGTTTAACTTTGTAGCAGGGCATGTTAAAGAGTGTACGATGCAGGCTGATTGTGCAATTTCGCATATAGTCGGTCGTGAAGTAAAAGAGTTTGAACTTGGAGTTAGCATTGATATGTTAAAAGTCGGTGAGTTTGATCTCATAGAAGTTAACTCTCCAAAGTTTAGTAGTGATTATGAAAAGATTCTTATCACTTCCAAAGAAGATAAGAGAATAGATGAATACTTTTTAAAAGATGACAAACTAACCAGGTTTATAGGGATAAACTCAAATGTAGATGTCGGTTATATTGAGACTCTTGTAAATAGTGGAGAAGAGGTAGACATAAACTATCTCTATCAAAACAGGCTAATTGGTGAGAGAGGACGACTTATTTGTAGCTGTGAACATGTTTATCATCAAGATTTAGTAGACATAGTAACTCAGACAGGTATAGGCTCATTCTCAGAACTCTCAGACTTCTCAGAAGCAGGTAGAGTCTGTGGAAGATGTAAGATGATGGTTCAAGATGTTATAAAAGATTCTCAGCATCTCATAGATCCAAATATGCCAAGAAAAACAGCCCAAGATTTAAAACGTGAACGTGAGATAGCAGAGGTTCAAAAACGTATAGATAAGTTTAATGCCCTAAACCCTAGAAATAATCTTACAACAGATAATCTAGATGCGGCTATGAACTCCTTAGATATAGCAAAGTCAGAAGTAAACAGCTGGGTGTCCATGGTTACGGCAAATATGCAACTTCATCCAAACTTTGAGCAAGTTATAGAGGGTGCTGTTTGTGCTCTGAACAAAGTTCCTATTATTTGGCTTGAGCTTGCTGATTGTAGCGGAAACTCCGAAGCGTTTATAAAGTCAACCAATCCGGCTATTGAAGATATTATTTTTGACTATGTTTCACTTGATTATCATGAGCTTCTTATGAGTGCGAGTGGAGATCAGAGTGAGACTATTTTAGAAGATATCATTACAAATCAAAAGGGTGAATATATTCTTATAGTCGAAGGTGCTGTGCCACTTGCAATTGATGGAAAGTATCTTCGCATCGGACCAAAGGGTGAGACAGGAATAGACCTTCTTAAAAAGTGTGCAAAAGATGCAGCTCTTGTTATCTCAGTTGGCTCTTGTGCATTTGATGGTGGAGTAGTAGCCGCTTATCCAAATCCAACAGGAGCTGTAGGTGTTGCCCAAGCACTTCATCGTGATGACATCATAAACCTCTCAGGATGTCCGACCAATCCTACAAATATAGTGGGAACACTTCTTTCATACTTGATGTTTGAAGAACTACCTCCGCTAGATAAGTTTAACCGTCCTCTTTGGGCTTACTCTGGACGCGTACATGATGACTGTGAAAGACGTGGTAACTATGAACTAGGCGAGTTTGTAAAAGAGTGGGGTGATGAGGGTGCTAAAAAAGGCTGGTGTCTTTTTGAGATGGGATGTAAAGGCCCATACACAAATGTAAACTGTCCGACCATGAAGTTCAACGGTGGAACAAGCTGGCCTGTTCAAGCCGGACACGGATGTATGGGTTGTGTAGAGATGGGCTTTTTTGAT